From Erigeron canadensis isolate Cc75 chromosome 8, C_canadensis_v1, whole genome shotgun sequence, one genomic window encodes:
- the LOC122578512 gene encoding chromophore lyase CRL, chloroplastic has protein sequence MCMGPPNGWSIARGLVVKTLILIGGALLIKRLTKSTTRWDHARIVSQSLTGEKFSKEQASRDPDNFFNLRWLSCPAADMVDGSKVLYFEQAFWRTPHKPFRQRFSMVKPCPKEMKCDVELSTYAIRDAEEYKNFCDRPRNQRPQPEEVIGDVAEHLTTIYLKRCERGKRCLYEGSTPPDGFPNSWNGASYCTSELAVLKNNEIHTWDRGYDEEGKQVWGVKNGPYEFKPAPGPGPASTSVDIVSPLNFPPLSIGKGIEGSFVLQE, from the exons ATGTGTATGGGACCACCAAATGGGTGGAGCATAGCTCGAGGATTAGTAGTAAAAACACTGATTTTAATCGGTGGTGCTCTTTTGATTAAACGTTTGACCAAGTCAACCACTCGTTGGGACCATGCTCGTATCGTTTCTCAATCCCTCACAGGCGAAAAG TTTTCAAAGGAACAAGCATCTAGAGATCCTgataatttctttaatttaag ATGGCTTTCTTGTCCGGCTGCGGATATGGTAGATGGATCGAAAGTTCTATATTTCGAGCAA GCATTTTGGAGAACTCCTCATAAGCCATTTAGACAG AGGTTTTCTATGGTGAAGCCTTGCCCGAAGGAGATGAAATGTGATGTTGAG TTGAGTACATATGCCATTCGAGATGCAGAGGAGTATAAAAACTTCTGTGATCGCCCTAGGAACCAGCGTCCGCAACCTGAAGAAGTAATAGGG GATGTAGCGGAACACCTAACCACCATATACCTCAAGCGCTGTGAACGAGGGAAACGGTGTCTGTATGAGGGTTCAACACCACCTGATGGCTTCCCAAATTCATGG AATGGTGCGTCGTATTGTACCTCGGAACTTGCTGTCTTGAAGAATAATGAGATCCATACATGGGATAGGGGGTATGACGAGGAAGGAAAACAG GTTTGGGGAGTGAAGAATGGTCCTTATGAATTCAAGCCTGCACCTGGGCCTGGACCTGCATCTACTTCTGTTGATATAGTATCTCCTTTAAATTTCCCCCCTCTTTCTATAGGTAAAGGGATAGAAGGTTCTTTTGTTCTTCAAGAATAA
- the LOC122579913 gene encoding uncharacterized protein LOC122579913, which yields MSRDAHNFHHFPPQRIIKNMTYHRSSKTTRSQNLHPSMAKLQLKLARIISRQDQLKISFNHLKSQIKFGLLEAEDVFSSLAVPLIKLVGLKTAEMAEEGRSSTICMKISSPPQSEFEDMTRVDMRTSLSPAERESDIRRLEEDYANSALMAGKELILKQKSQLIQLVQLLKQVESCVNSSQKNMFQTIDDHRDHIHTFFKQVVTYVSVIQQSSHDGQAFNITLKVLKAIYDHVCNVLSSVEGGVDNLINKLTEQMCQPMIEYVKTFKSEMTTGTCPRLLVALEDMRGVARDGRVELEQARKQVKVAEERKLEALSMLKESEERIKKMKQYLNLFINDKKESATHSAENKLLTPPEDQTKEDKLLWELLKKKRIRQQPESPFGPKELLPLGTSTKHHKPTRGKQSITLIPKTRAYGKVNTHSLKSFLPLGSSPPVTKNQVSLYKR from the exons ATGAGTAGAGATGCACACAATTTCCACCATTTCCCGCCACAACGGATAATCAAAAACATGACTTATCATCGTAGTTCCAAAACCACCAGATCTCAAAACCTTCATCCGTCAATGGCGAAACTTCAGTTGAAGCTCGCACGCATCATTTCTCGTCAAGATCAGCTCAAAATTTCATTCAATCACctcaaatctcaaatcaaaTTCGGTTTACTCGAG GCTGAAGATGTATTCAGTTCGTTGGCGGTTCCGTTGATAAAACTAGTAGGTTTGAAAACCGCTGAAATGGCGGAAGAAGGACGATCAAGCACTATTTGTATGAAGATCAGCTCGCCGCCTCAA AGTGAATTTGAAGATATGACTAGAGTGGACATGCGTACGTCATTGTCACCTGCTGAGAGGGAATCTGATATTCGTAGATTGGAG GAAGACTATGCAAATAGTGCGCTCATGGCAGGGAAAGAGCTCATCCTCAAACAAAAATCACAGCTTATACAACTAGTTCAGCTTCTCAAACAAGTTGAGAGTTGTGTCAATTCAAGTCAGAAAAACATGTTTCAGACCATTGATGACCACAGGGACCATATCCACACTTTTTTTAAACAAGTTGTCACTTATGTATCTGTTATTCAACAATCAAGCCATGATGGTCAAGCGTTTAATATTACACTTAAGGTCCTAAAAGCTATTTATGATCATGTCTGTAACGTTCTCAGCTCGGTGGAGGGTGGGGTGGACAATCTCATCAACAAGTTAACTGAACAAATGTGTCAGCCGATGATTGAGTATGTTAAAACCTTTAAGTCTGAAATGACAACTGGCACATGCCCTCGTTTATTGGTTGCATTGGAGGATATGAGAGGAGTGGCAAGGGATGGGAGAGTGGAATTGGAACAAGCAAGAAAACAAGTTAAAGTTGCAGAAGAAAGGAAGCTTGAAGCATTGAGCATGCTGAAAGAATCAGAAGAACgcataaagaaaatgaaacagTACTTGAATTTGTTCATCAATGACAAAAAGGAATCTGCTACTCATTCTGCCGAGAACAAA TTATTAACACCTCCGGAGGATCAAACTAAAGAGGACAAATTGCTATGGGAACTACTGAAAAAGAAACGTATACGCCAACAACCTGAGAGCCCATTCGGACCAAAAGAACTTCTTCCATTAGGAACCAGTACCAAACACCACAAACCAACAAGGGGAAAACAATCCATCACTCTCATACCTAAAACAAGAGCCTACGGGAAAGTGAATACACACTCCTTGAAGTCCTTCCTCCCATTGGGCTCATCTCCTCCTGTAACTAAAAACCAAGTTTCCCTGTATAAAAGGTAA
- the LOC122610285 gene encoding protein BONZAI 1 — protein sequence MGNCFSGPGAGHLAVGGTSAVPDTRGANEAVDNFFKSRGYQGLFYQIELSLSASNLRDRDVLSKSDPMAVVYTKGKDGSLQELGRTEVVMNSLNPQWITKVKVAYFFETVQTLVFRVYDVDTQLHGPELKALKLDDQQYLGECTCKLSQIVADPKRLWTTNLVRIADSTEASGLKKLGQLTVHAEVEIVSKTAAELTFRCSDLDNKDFFSKSDPFLLISKVVESGATVPICRTEVLKNNLKPEWKPIVLNLSQVGSKDSPLIIECFNFNSSGKHDLLGKVQKSLAELENLSSIRQGENFFKPIIVGKDHQTKILKSQLFVEKYSESVHHTFLDYFFGGCELNFMVAIDFTASNGNPRLPDSLHYIDYSGRPNAYQKAIQEVGEVLQFYDHDKQFPAWGFGARPIDGPVNHCFNLNGSSGYNPTVAGIEGIMTAYQSALSNVSLAGPTLFGPVITAAANIASHSVAANEHKYFVLLIITDGVITDLQETMDALVKASDLPLSILIVGVGGADFKEMEILDADKGVKLQSSTGRVASRDIVQFVPFRDVQGGEMSVVQSLLAELPSQFLTYMRNNGIQPKTNLATT from the exons ATGGGCAATTGCTTCTCCGGCCCCGGCGCCGGCCACTTAGCCGTCGGCGGTACTTCTGCTGTCCCCGATACTCGTGGCGCTAACGAGGCTGTTGACAATTTCTTCAAATCTCGTGGCTATCAAGGCCTCTTTTATCAGATCGAG CTATCTTTATCTGCTTCGAACTTGCGTGACAGGGATGTGCTTTCCAAG AGTGATCCCATGGCAGTTGTATATACCAAAGGAAAGGATGGTTCGTTGCAGGAGCTTGGCCGCACAGAAGTTGTTATGAATTCATTAAATCCTCAGTGGATTACGAAAGTAAAAGTTGCTTACTTTTTTGAGACAGTTCAGACACTAGT GTTTCGTGTGTATGATGTTGATACTCAATTGCATGGCCCAGAACTGAAG GCACTTAAGCTGGATGATCAGCAATATTTAGGCGAGTGTACTTGTAAGCTGTCTCAG ATAGTCGCTGATCCAAAGCGCTTATGGACCACAAATCTCGTGAGGATTGCAGATTCTACAGAGGCAAGTGGTCTAAAAAAACTTGGACAGCTCACTGTTCATGCTGAAGTAGAAATTGTCTCCAAGACTGCAGCAGAGTTAACATTTAGGTGTTCAGATTTagataataaagattttttctCCAAAAGT GACCCTTTTCTGCTAATTTCAAAAGTTGTAGAGAGTGGGGCTACTGTTCCAATTTGCAGAACGGAGGTTTTGAAAAACAATCTAAAACCTGAGTGGAAACCAATAGTTTTAAACCTTTCACAAGTTGGTAGCAAG GATAGCCCTCTGATTATTGAGTGCTTTAATTTTAATAGCAGTGGAAAGCATGATTTGCTTGG AAAAGTTCAAAAGTCACTTGCCGAGTTAGAAAATTTATCTTCTATTAGGCAGGGAGAGAACTTTTTCAAACCCATTATTGTTGGGAAAGACCATCAAACAAAG ATATTGAAGAGTCAACTTTTTGTGGAAAAGTATTCTGAAAGTGTTCATCATACCTTCCTGGACTATTTCTTTGGTGGATGTGAGTTGAACTTCATGGTAGCCATAGATTTTACAG CTTCAAATGGAAATCCCCGGCTGCCGGATTCGTTACATTATATTGACTATTCTGGACGTCCAAATGCATATCAGAAA GCAATACAAGAGGTCGGAGAGGTACTGCAGTTTTATGATCATGACAAGCAGTTTCCTGCATGGGGATTTGGAGCACGGCCGATTGATGGTCCTGTCAATCATTGTTTCAATCTAAATGGAAGTAGCGGCTACAACCCAACg GTTGCAGGGATTGAAGGGATTATGACAGCATACCAAAGTGCCCTTTCTAATGTTTCACTTGCAGGTCCAACCCTATTTGGACCTGTAATTACAGCTGCAGCAAATATAGCCAGCCATTCAGTGGCAGCCAATGAACACAAGTATTTTGTTCTATTGATCATCACG GATGGAGTGATAACTGATTTGCAAGAAACAATGGATGCCCTTGTGAAGGCATCGGATCTGCCACTGTCAATCCTCATTGTTGGTGTTGGTGGAGCCGACTTCAAGGAGATGGAG ATTTTGGATGCCGATAAAGGCGTGAAACTTCAAAGTTCAACTGGACGTGTTGCATCACGTGATATTGTCCAGTTTGTTCCATTTAGGGATGTACAAG